The Niastella koreensis GR20-10 genome includes a window with the following:
- the rplT gene encoding 50S ribosomal protein L20: protein MPRSVNAVASRARRKRILKAAKGYYGKRKNVYTVAKNVMEKGLQYKYVGRKLKKREYRALWIARINAAVRAEGLTYSEFIHKLNVKGIGLDRKILADLAMNEPETFKNLVASVK from the coding sequence ATGCCTCGTTCAGTAAACGCTGTTGCATCACGTGCACGCCGTAAAAGGATTCTGAAAGCTGCCAAAGGTTACTATGGCAAACGTAAAAACGTATATACCGTTGCGAAAAACGTAATGGAAAAAGGTCTGCAATATAAATATGTAGGCCGTAAATTAAAGAAAAGAGAATACCGCGCCCTGTGGATCGCCCGTATTAACGCGGCCGTTCGCGCTGAAGGCTTAACGTATTCTGAGTTCATCCACAAGCTCAATGTAAAAGGTATTGGTTTGGATCGTAAGATCCTGGCTGACCTGGCTATGAACGAACCAGAAACCTTCAAAAATCTGGTAGCTTCTGTAAAATAA
- a CDS encoding DUF3347 domain-containing protein, with translation MKKTLIVVIVLAAVIFIARPFFCNSKREDKQANGGVEEKQQPLSMEGNSDAFNQSFTGLINAYISLKDALVASDAAKASAAAQTLRTASDSLKLNEIKGDSTGVIKETALTYTKTISDSAQTLATEKDIERKRNIFGNIAESMWTLTRTVRYGGKKLFWEYCPMAFNNQGAYWISYERDIKNPYFGSKMINCGSVEDSIDYSK, from the coding sequence ATGAAAAAAACGTTAATCGTAGTTATTGTGCTTGCCGCTGTTATCTTTATCGCCCGACCCTTTTTTTGTAATAGTAAAAGAGAAGATAAACAGGCAAATGGGGGGGTAGAAGAAAAACAACAACCCTTATCGATGGAGGGTAATTCCGATGCCTTTAACCAGTCGTTCACCGGTTTAATCAATGCATACATCAGTTTAAAAGACGCCCTGGTAGCCAGTGATGCCGCCAAAGCATCGGCCGCCGCGCAAACCCTGCGTACCGCTTCCGACAGCCTGAAATTAAATGAAATAAAAGGCGATAGTACCGGGGTAATAAAAGAAACGGCCCTAACCTACACCAAAACTATTTCAGATTCGGCACAGACTTTGGCCACAGAAAAAGACATTGAAAGAAAGCGTAACATATTTGGAAATATAGCTGAGTCCATGTGGACCCTTACCCGTACAGTAAGGTACGGTGGTAAAAAGTTATTCTGGGAATACTGCCCAATGGCTTTTAACAACCAGGGCGCTTATTGGATCAGTTATGAAAGGGATATAAAAAACCCTTACTTCGGTAGTAAAATGATCAATTGCGGCAGCGTGGAAGATTCCATCGACTACTCGAAGTAA
- a CDS encoding decarboxylase has protein sequence MNNSYTDLVNQTFNFPQEGFDVKDNYLQFNGLDLKALIDKYGTPMKLTYLPKIGMQIKKAKKMFANAIKKHKYEGEYNYCYCTKSSHFSFVVEEALKHDIHLETSYAYDIEIIKKLYDRKKISKDTFIICNGYKQKTYTSRIANLLNSGFKNVIPILDNREELQNYKKTVKGPFKLGIRVAAEEEPTFPFYTSRLGFRARDVLEFYVDKIEGNEDRFQLKMLHIFLNKGIKDDIYYWSELNKVINLYCQLKKICPELDSINIGGGFPIKHSLGFEYDYQFMINEIVGNIKKACKKNNVPMPHIFTEFGSYTVGESMAHIYSVIGTKVQNDREIWYMIDSSFITTLPDTWGIGEKFLMLPVNKWDEEYQRVVLGGITCDSHDYYDSEEHINEVFLPKVNNGEPLYLGFFHTGAYQDQISGYGGIKHCLIPSPKHIIVGHDKNGKLVDWVYAKEQSAQSMLKILGY, from the coding sequence ATGAATAACTCGTACACCGACCTGGTGAACCAAACCTTTAACTTTCCCCAGGAAGGGTTCGATGTAAAAGACAATTATCTGCAATTTAACGGGCTCGACCTGAAAGCGCTAATCGACAAGTACGGCACCCCCATGAAATTGACCTATCTCCCCAAGATAGGTATGCAGATAAAGAAGGCAAAAAAGATGTTCGCCAATGCCATCAAAAAGCATAAGTATGAAGGTGAATACAACTATTGTTACTGTACAAAAAGCTCTCACTTCTCTTTTGTGGTGGAAGAGGCCTTAAAGCACGATATTCACCTGGAAACTTCATACGCCTACGACATCGAGATCATCAAAAAACTGTACGACCGTAAAAAGATCTCCAAGGACACCTTCATCATTTGTAACGGGTACAAGCAAAAGACCTATACCAGCCGTATAGCCAACCTGCTGAACTCCGGTTTCAAAAATGTAATTCCCATTCTCGACAACAGGGAAGAATTACAGAATTATAAAAAAACCGTAAAGGGGCCCTTCAAACTCGGCATCAGGGTAGCGGCGGAAGAAGAACCAACCTTCCCGTTCTATACCTCACGCCTGGGTTTCAGAGCAAGGGATGTACTGGAATTTTACGTTGACAAAATAGAAGGCAATGAAGACCGCTTTCAGTTAAAGATGCTCCATATCTTCCTGAACAAGGGGATCAAGGACGACATCTACTACTGGTCTGAGTTGAACAAGGTAATCAACCTGTATTGCCAGTTGAAGAAGATCTGCCCCGAGCTGGACTCCATAAACATCGGCGGCGGCTTCCCCATCAAGCACTCACTGGGTTTTGAGTACGACTACCAGTTTATGATCAATGAAATTGTAGGCAATATCAAAAAGGCCTGCAAAAAGAATAACGTGCCCATGCCGCACATCTTCACCGAATTTGGCAGCTATACCGTAGGGGAGAGCATGGCGCATATTTACAGCGTTATCGGCACCAAGGTGCAGAACGACCGGGAGATCTGGTACATGATCGATTCATCGTTCATAACCACCCTGCCAGACACCTGGGGTATTGGGGAGAAATTTCTGATGCTGCCGGTAAACAAATGGGACGAGGAGTACCAACGCGTGGTGCTGGGGGGTATCACCTGCGACAGCCACGACTATTACGACTCGGAAGAACACATCAATGAGGTGTTCCTGCCCAAGGTCAATAATGGCGAACCGCTTTATTTAGGCTTTTTCCATACCGGCGCCTACCAGGACCAGATCAGTGGATATGGCGGTATTAAACACTGCCTTATTCCATCACCCAAACATATTATTGTAGGGCACGATAAAAATGGGAAACTGGTTGACTGGGTTTACGCCAAAGAGCAGTCGGCCCAAAGTATGCTGAAGATTTTAGGGTATTAG
- a CDS encoding ABC-F family ATP-binding cassette domain-containing protein has protein sequence MLAGLTNVTFEFGARAIVEDATWHIQPNERIGLIGYNGTGKSTLLKLLVGQYLPSAGTVERSRSTSIGYLHQDLLSFDTNDSILGVALGAFERVMQLEKEIEELGKELENTNSGRTPAQEDALLHKYSDRLHEMDTLDGYNIHHKTEEVLQGLGFSNADLQRPYKEFSGGWRMRVLLAKMILQQPDLLLMDEPTNHLDLPSIEWLEKYLVHYQGSVVIVSHDKYFLDRMVTKIVEVYQRQLHVYNGNYSYYETEKVQRVELQQRAFENQQDYIRQQERFIERFKAKASKAAAAQSAMKRLDKLDRIEDVAIERPNIKINFQVDKVPGKVLCELKHITKKFGDNEIVHDAGAEINRGDKIALIGANGKGKSTLLRIIAGAESFTGERKWGHNVEESFYAQHQLESLNVNNTLLDELKGAGSQKTEQELRTLLGCFLFGGDDVDKKIKVLSGGEKARVALAKTIISKANFLMLDEPTNHLDIHSVELLIEALKKYEGSLILVSHDRYFVSKVANTIWEIDNKKIKTFPGGYEEWGEWKERQKANGGPVGKKLEAGSQKAEPAAPKQEVAVPKPQPVVDNKPQPASVKEPINKEQKKELQKQQKLFQQLEEKIAQLNQQKATLEAQLTAPDTYSDRNKFVQTETDYKKVSDELVQMNKQYEEVFEKIMELESK, from the coding sequence ATGCTGGCAGGATTAACGAACGTAACTTTTGAATTTGGAGCCCGGGCAATTGTAGAAGATGCAACCTGGCATATTCAACCCAACGAACGTATTGGATTAATTGGTTATAATGGTACTGGTAAATCTACCTTGCTGAAATTGTTAGTGGGGCAATACCTGCCCTCGGCAGGTACGGTTGAACGCAGCCGCAGCACCTCCATCGGCTATTTGCACCAGGACCTGTTAAGTTTTGATACGAACGATAGCATCCTGGGGGTTGCTTTAGGCGCTTTTGAACGCGTAATGCAGCTGGAAAAGGAAATTGAGGAACTGGGTAAAGAACTTGAAAACACGAACAGTGGCCGAACACCGGCGCAGGAAGATGCGTTGTTGCACAAATATTCCGACCGCTTACATGAAATGGATACCCTCGACGGGTACAACATTCACCATAAAACAGAGGAAGTGCTGCAGGGGCTTGGGTTCTCCAATGCCGATCTGCAACGGCCCTACAAGGAATTCAGCGGGGGCTGGCGCATGCGGGTGCTGCTGGCGAAAATGATCCTGCAACAGCCCGATCTGTTGCTGATGGACGAACCTACCAACCACCTTGACCTGCCATCCATTGAATGGCTGGAAAAATACCTGGTGCATTATCAGGGTTCTGTGGTGATCGTGAGCCACGATAAGTACTTTCTCGACCGCATGGTAACCAAAATTGTGGAAGTTTACCAACGGCAACTACATGTTTACAATGGTAATTATTCGTACTACGAAACAGAGAAAGTACAGCGCGTAGAATTACAACAACGCGCCTTTGAGAACCAGCAGGATTATATTCGCCAGCAGGAGCGTTTTATTGAGCGGTTTAAAGCCAAGGCCAGTAAAGCGGCCGCCGCACAAAGCGCCATGAAACGCCTCGATAAGCTCGACCGCATCGAAGATGTAGCTATAGAACGGCCTAACATCAAGATCAACTTCCAGGTAGATAAAGTGCCGGGTAAAGTGCTGTGCGAATTAAAACATATCACCAAGAAATTCGGCGATAACGAAATCGTTCACGACGCCGGCGCCGAAATAAACCGCGGCGATAAGATCGCGCTAATTGGGGCCAACGGTAAAGGTAAATCAACCCTGTTGCGCATTATAGCCGGCGCAGAGTCGTTTACCGGCGAACGCAAATGGGGGCATAATGTAGAAGAAAGCTTTTACGCCCAGCACCAGCTGGAGAGCCTGAACGTAAACAATACCCTGCTGGATGAATTGAAAGGGGCCGGCAGCCAGAAAACCGAGCAGGAGCTGCGCACCTTACTGGGTTGCTTCTTATTTGGCGGCGACGACGTTGATAAAAAGATCAAAGTATTGAGTGGAGGTGAAAAAGCCCGCGTGGCCCTGGCAAAAACCATCATCAGCAAGGCCAACTTCCTGATGCTCGATGAGCCTACCAACCACCTTGACATCCATTCCGTAGAATTATTGATAGAGGCCCTGAAAAAATACGAAGGCAGTCTTATATTGGTAAGCCACGACCGTTATTTTGTTTCAAAAGTGGCCAATACCATCTGGGAGATCGATAATAAGAAAATTAAGACATTCCCCGGCGGTTACGAAGAATGGGGTGAATGGAAAGAAAGACAAAAAGCAAATGGAGGACCTGTTGGAAAAAAGTTGGAAGCCGGTAGTCAGAAAGCAGAGCCGGCTGCGCCAAAACAGGAAGTAGCAGTTCCCAAACCCCAGCCGGTAGTGGATAACAAACCACAGCCCGCCAGCGTTAAAGAACCGATCAATAAAGAACAGAAAAAAGAATTGCAGAAACAGCAAAAACTGTTTCAGCAACTGGAAGAAAAGATAGCGCAGCTGAACCAGCAAAAAGCAACGCTGGAAGCGCAGTTAACAGCTCCCGATACCTATTCCGACAGGAATAAATTTGTGCAAACAGAGACAGATTATAAAAAAGTGAGCGACGAACTGGTGCAAATGAATAAACAGTACGAGGAGGTGTTTGAGAAGATTATGGAGCTGGAGTCGAAATAA
- the infC gene encoding translation initiation factor IF-3, whose product MAFPPRQPRGNFNPRFKKEQQQEHRTNNMIRVPQVRLVGDNVEVGVYSIQEALKMAQEQQLDLVEISPQADPPVCKIIDYNKFLYEKKKKEKEMKAKSKTAEVKEIRFTPGTDDHDFDFKARHAESFLKEGNKVKAYVQFKGRAIMFKERGELVLLKFAERLGEVGQPEGLPKLEGKRMLMIISPKTSKKKKEGA is encoded by the coding sequence ATGGCATTTCCACCGCGACAACCGAGAGGTAATTTCAATCCCCGATTTAAGAAGGAACAGCAACAGGAACATCGCACCAATAACATGATTCGCGTACCACAGGTACGGTTGGTTGGCGATAATGTAGAAGTAGGAGTTTATTCTATCCAGGAGGCGCTGAAAATGGCGCAGGAGCAACAGCTTGACCTGGTTGAAATTTCACCACAGGCTGACCCGCCCGTTTGTAAAATCATTGATTATAATAAATTCCTGTACGAGAAGAAGAAGAAGGAAAAAGAGATGAAGGCCAAAAGTAAAACGGCCGAGGTAAAAGAGATCCGTTTTACGCCTGGTACAGACGATCATGACTTTGACTTTAAAGCGCGCCACGCTGAAAGCTTTTTAAAAGAAGGCAACAAAGTAAAGGCATATGTGCAGTTTAAAGGCCGCGCCATCATGTTCAAAGAACGGGGTGAGCTGGTATTGTTGAAATTTGCAGAACGCCTGGGTGAAGTAGGGCAGCCGGAAGGCTTACCCAAACTGGAGGGCAAACGCATGCTGATGATCATTTCGCCTAAGACAAGTAAGAAGAAGAAAGAAGGGGCTTAG
- the thrS gene encoding threonine--tRNA ligase, translating into MIKITFPDGNVREYKEGTTGLEIAKSISEGLARKVLAAKVNGEVWDLTRPIYTDATLNLLTWDDKDGKKTFWHSSAHLLAEAVESLYPGVKFWVGPALDSQAGFYYDIDMGDNKLTEEDLARLEKKMNELAKQNNSYVRKEMPKAEAVQYFTEKGDEYKLDLLSNLADGSITFYTQGGFTDLCRGPHIPSTGPIKAIKLTNIAGAYWKNDANNRQLTRVYGVTFPSQKELDEYNTLLEEAKKRDHRKLGKELGIFTMDDDVGPGLPLWMPNGTIIIEELEKLAKETEQRAGYKRVVTPHIAKESMYITSGHLPYYQDSMFPPMEMDGQKYFLKSMNCPHHHKIFGAEPRSYKDLPLRLAEYGTCYRYEQSGELFGLMRVRCLHMNDAHIYCTKEQFAQEFRAVNDMYQKYFKIFGIDRFVMRLSLHDPAKLGQKYINEPELWKETEDMVRQVLIESNIPYVEVPDEAAFYGPKIDVQIWSVIGREFTLATNQVDFAQGRRFKLEYTNKDNSSDTPLIIHRAPLGTHERFIGFLLEHYAGKFPLWLAPVQVKILPISDKFLPYANSVLESLKNADIRAEVDDRNEKIGKKIRDTELMKVPYMLVVGEKEMNENQVAIRRQGKGDLGSKGVEEFINEAKAEIRERRGE; encoded by the coding sequence ATGATTAAAATTACTTTCCCGGATGGAAATGTACGGGAGTACAAAGAAGGAACCACAGGGTTGGAAATAGCGAAGTCAATCAGTGAAGGATTGGCTCGAAAAGTATTGGCCGCAAAAGTAAACGGTGAGGTATGGGACCTGACGCGCCCCATTTACACCGATGCGACCCTCAATTTATTGACCTGGGACGACAAAGATGGTAAAAAAACCTTCTGGCACTCTTCTGCCCACCTGTTGGCGGAGGCAGTGGAAAGCCTGTACCCCGGCGTAAAATTCTGGGTGGGACCCGCCCTCGACAGCCAGGCAGGGTTCTATTATGATATAGACATGGGCGATAACAAGCTTACCGAAGAAGACCTGGCCAGGCTGGAAAAGAAAATGAACGAACTGGCCAAACAGAACAACAGCTACGTTCGTAAAGAAATGCCCAAGGCCGAAGCCGTTCAGTATTTCACCGAAAAAGGCGACGAATATAAACTGGACCTGCTCAGTAATCTTGCAGACGGATCGATAACGTTCTACACCCAGGGCGGTTTTACCGATCTGTGCCGTGGACCACATATCCCCTCAACCGGACCAATAAAGGCGATCAAACTCACCAATATTGCCGGTGCTTACTGGAAAAACGACGCCAACAACCGGCAGCTTACCCGCGTATACGGAGTTACCTTCCCTTCCCAAAAGGAGCTGGATGAGTATAATACCCTCCTGGAGGAAGCGAAGAAACGCGACCACCGTAAATTGGGTAAGGAACTGGGAATTTTCACCATGGACGATGATGTAGGCCCTGGTTTGCCTTTATGGATGCCCAATGGCACCATCATTATTGAGGAACTGGAAAAACTGGCTAAGGAAACCGAGCAGCGTGCCGGCTATAAAAGGGTAGTAACCCCGCATATTGCCAAAGAAAGCATGTACATCACCAGCGGTCACCTGCCGTATTACCAGGATAGTATGTTCCCGCCCATGGAAATGGATGGACAGAAATACTTCCTGAAGTCTATGAACTGCCCGCACCACCATAAAATATTCGGGGCAGAACCCAGAAGCTATAAGGACCTGCCATTACGTTTGGCCGAGTATGGTACCTGTTACCGGTATGAGCAAAGTGGTGAGCTGTTCGGACTGATGCGTGTACGTTGTTTGCATATGAACGACGCCCACATCTATTGCACCAAGGAACAATTTGCCCAGGAGTTTCGTGCGGTGAACGACATGTACCAGAAATATTTCAAAATATTCGGTATCGACAGATTCGTTATGCGTTTGTCATTACACGATCCCGCAAAGTTGGGTCAGAAATACATTAACGAACCCGAACTATGGAAGGAAACCGAGGACATGGTTCGCCAGGTATTGATCGAATCGAACATTCCATACGTAGAGGTACCTGATGAGGCTGCGTTCTATGGTCCTAAAATTGATGTGCAGATCTGGAGCGTAATTGGCCGTGAATTTACCCTGGCTACCAACCAGGTTGATTTTGCCCAGGGCCGCCGCTTTAAGCTGGAATATACCAATAAGGACAACTCCTCAGACACCCCATTGATCATTCACCGGGCACCATTAGGCACCCATGAGCGGTTCATTGGCTTTTTGCTGGAACACTATGCCGGTAAATTCCCGCTGTGGCTGGCACCGGTTCAGGTAAAGATTTTGCCCATCAGCGATAAATTTTTACCGTATGCGAATAGTGTTCTGGAATCCCTGAAAAATGCAGATATTCGTGCCGAAGTGGACGACCGGAACGAGAAAATAGGCAAAAAGATCCGCGATACCGAACTCATGAAAGTGCCGTACATGCTGGTTGTGGGCGAAAAAGAGATGAATGAGAACCAGGTGGCTATACGCAGGCAGGGTAAGGGCGATCTGGGGTCAAAAGGTGTTGAGGAATTCATCAACGAGGCCAAAGCCGAGATCAGGGAACGCCGGGGTGAATAA
- a CDS encoding phytanoyl-CoA dioxygenase family protein, with product MSLKHFKPAHWLYNLLHYKQLLHNKKAYKKYNIKKSLIASVSSRDFPDKESRAWLDTGDSAVLAAQKEGFQQFPTGIQQKIRDWSTKGYMVLENYFSPEACDAINKEIDTLMANGALQFKWGNKLMFANKKSAVIRQATKDPLISRVLNFLLDKEMVPFQTINFINGSGQRAHSDSVHMTTYPLGYLTAIWVALEDVHPDSGPLFYYPGSHKLPYLLNNHWNAGSSFLSLGKHDYPDYEDMVEELLAKHKFPREELIAKKGDVLIWHANLVHGGAPIRNPALTRKSMVVHYYASDVIKYHEITERPSLM from the coding sequence ATGAGTTTAAAGCATTTTAAACCCGCCCACTGGTTATACAACCTGCTTCATTATAAACAACTGCTCCATAATAAAAAGGCGTATAAAAAATACAATATAAAGAAGTCGCTCATTGCCTCCGTTAGCAGCAGGGATTTTCCCGATAAGGAATCCCGCGCCTGGCTCGATACGGGCGATTCTGCGGTGTTGGCCGCACAGAAAGAAGGCTTTCAACAATTCCCAACCGGAATACAGCAAAAGATCAGGGACTGGAGCACCAAAGGCTATATGGTGCTGGAGAATTATTTTTCACCGGAAGCCTGCGATGCTATTAATAAAGAGATAGACACCCTGATGGCAAATGGCGCCCTGCAATTTAAATGGGGCAATAAGCTCATGTTCGCCAATAAAAAATCGGCTGTCATTCGCCAGGCAACAAAAGACCCGCTGATAAGCCGGGTGCTTAATTTTTTGCTGGATAAAGAAATGGTGCCGTTTCAAACCATCAATTTTATCAATGGCAGCGGGCAACGGGCGCACTCAGACAGTGTGCACATGACCACCTATCCGCTGGGGTATTTAACCGCCATTTGGGTGGCGCTGGAAGATGTGCACCCCGACAGCGGCCCCCTGTTCTATTACCCCGGCAGCCATAAATTACCCTACCTGCTTAATAACCACTGGAACGCCGGCAGCTCCTTTTTATCGCTGGGAAAACATGATTACCCCGATTATGAAGACATGGTGGAAGAACTGCTGGCAAAACACAAGTTTCCGCGGGAAGAACTGATTGCCAAAAAAGGCGACGTGCTGATCTGGCATGCCAACCTGGTGCATGGCGGCGCGCCTATCCGCAACCCCGCGCTTACCCGTAAAAGTATGGTAGTGCATTATTATGCCAGTGATGTGATCAAATACCACGAAATAACGGAGCGCCCTTCCCTGATGTAA
- the rpmI gene encoding 50S ribosomal protein L35, whose product MPKVKTNSSAKKRFKVTGTGKITHQKSFKRHILTKKSNRRKRNLNKDGVVHKSNVDFVKRLLRLK is encoded by the coding sequence ATGCCAAAGGTTAAAACAAACTCCAGTGCCAAAAAAAGATTTAAAGTAACTGGCACCGGCAAGATCACGCATCAGAAGTCCTTCAAACGTCACATTCTTACCAAAAAGTCTAATCGCCGCAAACGTAACCTGAACAAGGATGGCGTAGTGCACAAGTCAAACGTAGACTTTGTAAAGCGTCTGCTGAGATTGAAGTAA
- a CDS encoding TonB-dependent receptor: MTKLVAIVFGLCSVLFATAQEKFTLSGYVRDSLSGETLIGATVSVNGHGKSIVSNQFGFYSITLPRGAYPVLVTFAGYQPVEQQVTLDKNVEQSFYLSLKPVLEEVIVSARKRDGNVTNAQMGKIDLSITQVKSVPVLLGETDLLKTLQLLPGVRNAGEGNTGLYVRGGGPDQNLILLDDAIVYNTGHLFGFFSIFNSDAIKNISLIKGGMPAQYGGRLSSVLDVAMKEGNLNKFEVEGGIGAIASRLSVQGPIKKNKSSFIISGRRTYIDLLVKPFIKSNSDFYGSGYYFYDFNAKVNYIFSEKDRLYLSGYFGRDVFTYRNSRRVFKADIPWGNSTATLRWNHVFNRKLFANTTLVYNDYAFSFGATQNDFSIKLSSGIHDWNAKTDFDYYPSTQHKVRFGAAYTYHTFTPNVLSGNQGSNQFTPDNAMRKYAGESGIYLQDEWDVSDRIKINAGLRFSRFVQMGPYKIFSTDINGNKSDSITYGRNKPVKAYGGFEPRFTLRYAINDETSLKAGITRNLQYIHLVSNAGSTLPTDLWVPSTYRVKPQESWQYAAGYFKNFSHNMWETSLEVYYKQMNNQIEYREGYTPTLKDPENDFVFGKGWSYGTELFLNKTKGRLTGWIGYTLSWTWRKFDTLNEGQKYPSKYDRRHDLSVVATYQLNNKWKLSGVFVYGSGNATSLPERFYVVGGILTQEYSRINQYRLAPYHRMDLSAVYTPRTRPDAKFQTNWVFSIYNVYSRLNPYFIYFSQEGSPYDGSLTIKAEQVSLFPIIPSITWNFKF; encoded by the coding sequence ATGACCAAACTGGTTGCTATAGTATTTGGCTTATGTAGTGTATTATTTGCAACAGCACAGGAAAAATTTACGCTGAGCGGATATGTGCGCGACTCTTTATCGGGCGAAACGCTTATTGGCGCTACGGTATCGGTAAACGGACATGGCAAAAGCATTGTAAGCAACCAGTTTGGGTTCTACTCTATAACATTACCCCGGGGCGCCTACCCGGTATTGGTGACCTTTGCCGGCTATCAGCCGGTAGAGCAGCAGGTTACCCTCGACAAAAACGTTGAACAAAGTTTTTACCTGTCACTAAAACCCGTTTTAGAGGAAGTAATAGTATCGGCCCGCAAGCGCGATGGGAATGTAACGAATGCGCAAATGGGCAAGATAGATCTGTCTATAACCCAGGTAAAATCGGTACCGGTGTTGCTGGGCGAAACCGATCTGCTAAAAACCCTGCAATTGCTGCCGGGGGTACGCAACGCGGGGGAAGGCAATACCGGGTTGTATGTACGGGGCGGGGGGCCCGATCAAAACCTGATCCTGCTCGATGACGCCATTGTTTACAATACAGGTCACCTGTTTGGTTTTTTCTCCATCTTTAACTCAGATGCCATCAAAAATATTTCGCTGATAAAAGGCGGCATGCCGGCGCAATATGGCGGACGGCTTTCTTCGGTACTGGACGTGGCCATGAAAGAAGGCAACCTGAACAAATTTGAAGTGGAGGGTGGAATAGGGGCCATTGCCTCCCGGCTTTCGGTACAGGGCCCCATTAAAAAGAATAAATCTTCCTTTATTATTTCCGGCCGGCGCACCTACATCGATCTGCTGGTAAAACCATTCATTAAATCCAACAGCGATTTTTACGGCTCAGGGTATTATTTCTATGATTTCAATGCCAAGGTAAATTATATCTTTTCCGAAAAAGACCGCCTGTACCTAAGCGGTTATTTTGGCCGGGATGTGTTTACTTACCGCAACTCGCGCCGCGTATTCAAGGCCGATATTCCCTGGGGCAATTCAACGGCCACCTTACGCTGGAACCACGTATTTAACCGTAAGCTGTTTGCCAATACCACGCTGGTGTATAATGATTATGCGTTCTCATTTGGCGCTACCCAGAACGATTTCAGCATAAAACTGTCATCTGGCATTCACGACTGGAACGCTAAAACCGACTTTGATTATTATCCATCCACCCAACATAAGGTCCGCTTTGGCGCCGCATACACCTACCATACCTTTACCCCGAATGTTTTGAGCGGTAACCAGGGCAGTAACCAGTTCACACCTGATAATGCCATGAGAAAATATGCCGGTGAATCTGGTATTTACCTGCAGGACGAATGGGACGTTAGCGACCGCATTAAAATAAACGCCGGGTTGCGGTTCAGCCGCTTTGTACAAATGGGGCCTTACAAAATATTTTCTACCGATATAAATGGCAACAAGTCTGACAGTATAACGTATGGCCGCAATAAACCGGTAAAAGCCTATGGTGGGTTTGAACCGCGGTTCACCCTGCGCTATGCCATCAACGACGAAACTTCTTTAAAAGCAGGGATTACCCGCAACCTGCAATACATTCACCTGGTAAGCAATGCCGGTTCAACCCTGCCAACCGATCTGTGGGTGCCCAGCACTTACCGGGTAAAACCACAGGAAAGCTGGCAATATGCAGCCGGCTATTTCAAAAACTTCAGCCATAATATGTGGGAAACTTCGCTGGAAGTGTATTACAAGCAAATGAACAACCAGATAGAATACCGCGAAGGCTATACCCCCACATTAAAAGACCCGGAGAATGATTTTGTTTTTGGAAAAGGCTGGAGTTATGGTACAGAGTTGTTCCTGAATAAAACAAAGGGCAGGCTTACCGGCTGGATCGGTTACACCCTTTCCTGGACCTGGCGTAAGTTTGATACCCTGAACGAAGGACAAAAGTATCCATCAAAATACGATCGCCGTCACGACCTGTCGGTAGTAGCCACGTACCAGTTAAATAACAAATGGAAACTCTCGGGCGTGTTTGTATACGGCAGCGGCAATGCTACCAGCTTACCGGAGCGTTTTTATGTAGTGGGCGGCATACTTACCCAGGAGTATAGCCGGATCAATCAATACCGGCTGGCGCCTTATCACCGGATGGATCTTTCGGCGGTTTATACACCCCGTACCCGGCCCGATGCTAAATTTCAAACCAACTGGGTGTTCAGCATTTACAATGTATACAGCAGGTTGAACCCGTATTTTATCTATTTCAGCCAGGAGGGTAGTCCATACGACGGTTCCTTAACCATAAAAGCCGAGCAGGTATCGCTGTTTCCGATCATCCCGTCTATAACCTGGAACTTCAAGTTCTGA